A portion of the Actomonas aquatica genome contains these proteins:
- a CDS encoding carboxy terminal-processing peptidase — protein sequence MLRRTTVCLFALLLALTPALPTWARPDRTFTVSPSEKREVMNFLRLLEQAHYARENVTREDFPSVIETFMKDWDGQHLFFLQSDYQTFYDQYADGLFWNVRSLGGVEPAFEIFKRYEERVHDRTAWVFERLEGEFDTASHQSYVTDREDEPWPADQTAADALWEKRILFEIVHELLNDHDMDEAKERVRKRYERRLKNLADIETHEITELFLSDIAHLYDPHSTYFSADTYEDFSIQMRLQLVGIGALLGMEEDECVIREVIAGGPADLDKRLKPNDKIIAVAVPGEEPVELYGMKLRRIVDLIRGERGTEVELTIQPADAPDPSVRKEIIITRDVVNLDSARARGAIFEVPDNDGNVTSLGVISLPAFYGPDASAEGEQHSASGDVAELISQLQEQGIDGLVLDLRDNGGGLLSEAIDLTGLFIEKGPVVQVRTHYGDVTVDEDEDSTVRYAGPLAVLVSKFSASASEIVAGALQNYGRAVVLGDSSTHGKGTVQTVYPMSNLDPRLRLSGAKSGAAKFTIQKFYLPSGSSTQLNGVVPDIILPSMEDAIESGERFLPHALLWDEIDTTDFNGSPLDSHILAPLREASLARQETLPEFQYLRENIDWFKDRQEQKAVSLNLDERLARRDSDKAFTEAMDERRAALRDGNYNYTEFLLTPPEEETEEVTAVQAPKPTVTVVDDSGAMPIVSSTPAEATVATAQAVDDGMDESDTLSTDEVEEEEAPEPEGYARLDIHLREALRVLLDAVEIGREPHYAGRAPLTARESSGG from the coding sequence ATGCTCCGCCGAACCACCGTCTGCCTTTTTGCCCTCCTCCTCGCGCTCACCCCCGCCCTCCCCACTTGGGCCCGACCCGACCGCACGTTCACTGTCTCCCCCAGCGAAAAACGTGAGGTGATGAATTTCCTGCGCCTCCTCGAGCAGGCGCACTACGCTCGCGAGAACGTCACCCGCGAGGATTTCCCGTCCGTCATCGAGACCTTCATGAAAGACTGGGACGGCCAGCACCTCTTCTTCCTCCAGAGCGACTACCAGACCTTCTACGACCAATACGCCGACGGTCTTTTCTGGAACGTGCGCAGTCTCGGCGGAGTTGAACCTGCCTTCGAAATTTTTAAGCGCTACGAAGAACGCGTCCACGACCGCACCGCCTGGGTCTTCGAACGCCTTGAAGGCGAATTCGACACCGCCTCCCACCAGTCCTACGTGACCGACCGCGAAGACGAGCCGTGGCCCGCCGATCAGACCGCTGCCGATGCCCTCTGGGAGAAACGCATCCTCTTCGAGATCGTCCACGAACTCCTTAACGATCACGACATGGACGAGGCCAAGGAGCGCGTTCGCAAGCGCTACGAGCGCCGCCTCAAGAACCTCGCCGATATCGAGACCCACGAGATCACCGAGCTGTTCCTCAGCGATATCGCCCATCTCTACGACCCGCACTCCACCTACTTCTCCGCCGACACCTACGAGGACTTCTCCATCCAGATGCGCCTCCAACTCGTCGGCATCGGTGCCCTCCTCGGCATGGAAGAAGACGAATGTGTGATCCGCGAAGTCATCGCCGGCGGCCCGGCCGACCTCGACAAGCGTCTCAAGCCCAACGACAAGATTATCGCCGTCGCCGTCCCCGGTGAAGAACCGGTCGAACTCTACGGCATGAAGCTGCGTCGCATCGTCGACCTCATCCGCGGCGAACGCGGCACCGAAGTGGAGCTAACCATCCAACCGGCCGATGCCCCCGATCCCTCGGTGCGCAAGGAGATCATCATCACCCGCGACGTGGTGAACCTCGACTCCGCCCGCGCTCGCGGCGCCATCTTCGAGGTGCCCGACAACGACGGCAACGTCACCTCCCTCGGCGTCATTTCCCTGCCCGCCTTCTACGGTCCGGATGCCTCCGCCGAGGGCGAACAACACAGCGCCAGCGGCGACGTCGCCGAACTCATTTCTCAACTCCAGGAACAGGGCATCGACGGTCTCGTGCTCGACCTCCGCGACAACGGCGGCGGCCTGCTCAGCGAGGCCATCGACCTCACCGGCCTCTTCATCGAAAAGGGTCCGGTCGTGCAGGTCCGCACCCACTATGGTGACGTCACCGTCGACGAAGACGAAGACAGCACTGTGCGCTACGCCGGTCCGCTCGCTGTGCTCGTTTCCAAGTTCAGCGCCTCCGCCTCCGAAATCGTCGCCGGCGCCCTGCAGAACTACGGTCGCGCCGTCGTCCTCGGCGACAGCTCCACCCACGGCAAGGGCACCGTGCAAACGGTTTACCCGATGAGCAACCTCGACCCGCGCCTGCGCCTCAGTGGCGCCAAGAGCGGTGCCGCTAAGTTCACCATCCAAAAATTCTATCTCCCCAGCGGCTCCTCCACCCAGCTCAACGGCGTGGTGCCCGATATCATCCTGCCTTCCATGGAAGATGCCATCGAGTCCGGTGAACGCTTCCTCCCGCACGCGTTGCTCTGGGACGAGATCGATACCACCGACTTTAACGGCAGCCCGCTCGATTCTCACATCCTCGCCCCGCTGCGCGAAGCCAGCCTCGCCCGCCAGGAAACCCTGCCCGAATTCCAATACCTGCGCGAAAACATCGATTGGTTCAAAGACCGTCAGGAGCAGAAGGCCGTCTCACTCAACCTCGACGAGCGCCTCGCTCGACGGGACTCCGACAAGGCTTTCACCGAGGCCATGGATGAGCGCCGCGCCGCCCTGCGCGACGGCAACTACAACTACACCGAATTCCTACTCACCCCGCCGGAAGAGGAGACCGAGGAAGTCACCGCCGTGCAGGCCCCGAAGCCCACCGTCACCGTGGTCGACGATTCCGGCGCGATGCCCATCGTTTCCTCCACGCCCGCCGAAGCCACCGTCGCCACTGCGCAGGCCGTCGACGATGGCATGGACGAGAGCGACACATTGAGCACCGACGAGGTGGAAGAAGAGGAAGCGCCGGAGCCGGAAGGTTACGCCCGCCTCGATATTCATCTGCGCGAAGCCCTGCGGGTGCTCCTCGACGCCGTCGAAATCGGCCGCGAACCGCACTACGCCGGCCGCGCCCCCCTCACCGCCCGCGAATCCAGCGGCGGCTGA
- a CDS encoding rhomboid family intramembrane serine protease, whose product MLSDRSYMRDDYARPTTSITTWIICATIAGFILQHVTLKFFPGFGTNRAYEGLLELSVDGILSGKIWTLLSYCLLHSRDNLLHIIINMVMLFFLSRELLPQLGNKRFLWLYGGGVVLGGVLWLATNWTHGGRVVGASAGVYALFMMFAAMNPNRPITFLLFFVIPVTVKPKWLILAIGGYSLFSWVFFEILGEPGMGSVAHSAHLGGLAAGWLFFRLVHLREWRTPDRAAPSIELPAWMRRNKKAPTTTGAYKVNLSDSTGSATATATAPRSKSELSAEVDRILDKINSKGFGALSAEEKRILDQAKDLLNRR is encoded by the coding sequence ATGCTTTCAGACCGGTCCTACATGCGCGATGACTATGCGCGGCCGACAACCTCCATCACCACGTGGATTATTTGTGCGACGATTGCCGGTTTCATCCTGCAGCATGTAACGCTCAAATTCTTCCCGGGATTCGGCACCAACCGGGCTTACGAAGGACTGCTGGAGCTGTCGGTGGACGGCATTCTCAGCGGCAAGATTTGGACCCTGCTCAGCTACTGCCTGCTGCACTCTCGCGATAACCTGCTGCACATCATCATCAACATGGTGATGCTGTTCTTCCTCAGCCGGGAACTGCTGCCCCAACTCGGCAACAAACGTTTCCTCTGGCTCTACGGCGGCGGCGTGGTGCTCGGCGGCGTGCTCTGGCTGGCCACCAACTGGACACACGGCGGCCGCGTGGTCGGTGCCTCGGCCGGTGTCTACGCGCTGTTTATGATGTTTGCGGCGATGAATCCCAATCGCCCCATCACCTTCCTGCTCTTTTTTGTTATTCCCGTCACCGTGAAGCCCAAATGGCTCATCCTCGCGATCGGCGGTTACTCTCTCTTCAGCTGGGTCTTCTTTGAGATCCTCGGCGAACCCGGCATGGGTTCGGTCGCCCACTCCGCTCACCTCGGTGGTCTTGCCGCCGGCTGGCTCTTCTTCCGCCTTGTCCACCTGCGCGAATGGCGCACGCCGGACCGCGCCGCCCCGTCCATCGAGCTCCCCGCTTGGATGCGCCGCAACAAGAAGGCGCCGACCACCACCGGTGCCTACAAGGTCAACCTGTCCGACTCCACCGGCAGCGCGACCGCCACCGCCACCGCGCCTCGCAGCAAGAGCGAGCTGAGCGCCGAGGTGGACCGCATTCTCGACAAGATCAACAGCAAGGGCTTCGGCGCCTTGTCCGCAGAGGAAAAACGAATTTTGGATCAGGCAAAAGACCTGCTTAACCGGCGCTAG
- a CDS encoding ferredoxin, with protein MADKDDKWDENTAGKFYVDQQCIDCDLCRETAPDFFTRNDDGGYSFVHKQPSTEEEIALCQEALEGCPVEAIGDDGDE; from the coding sequence ATGGCAGACAAAGACGATAAGTGGGACGAAAACACAGCCGGTAAGTTCTATGTCGATCAGCAATGCATCGACTGCGATCTGTGCCGCGAAACCGCCCCGGATTTCTTCACCCGCAACGACGACGGAGGTTACTCTTTCGTGCACAAGCAACCCTCCACGGAAGAGGAGATTGCTCTTTGCCAAGAGGCGCTGGAAGGTTGCCCGGTCGAAGCGATCGGCGACGACGGCGACGAATAA